A genomic region of Castor canadensis chromosome 16, mCasCan1.hap1v2, whole genome shotgun sequence contains the following coding sequences:
- the LOC109679847 gene encoding olfactory receptor 7G2-like — MYLVTILGNLLIILAIVSEKHLQSPMYFFLSNLSFTDICLGTNTIPKMLINIQAQDKSITYTGCLTQICFFWNFAFFENCLLAIMAFDRYVAICHPLNYTVTMNPQFCSLLILLSQLSSIMIGLLLSLLLLELSFCTELVIHNFFCDLAEVIKLACSDPLINYILTYAVAFIFGGTTLSGIIYSYIQIVSSVFRKPSQKGRYKAFSTCGSHLLVVCLFYGTAFGVYISSAVTDSPRKTAVASLMYSVVPQMMNPFIYSLRNRDMKEALKKVIGRISSIL; from the coding sequence ATGTACTTGGTTACCATTCTGGGAAATCTGCTAATTATCCTGGCCATAGTTTCTGAGAAACATCTCCAAAGTCCCATGTATTTCTTTCTATCGAACCTTTCATTCACTGACATATGTTTAGGTACAAACACAATCCCAAAGATGCTAATTAACATACAAGCGCAGGACAAGAGCATCACTTATACAGGATGCCTCACTCAGATCTGCTTTTTTtggaattttgctttttttgaaaaCTGTCTCCTAGCCATAATGGCCTTTGACCGTTATGTGGCTATTTGTCATCCCCTGAATTACactgtcacaatgaacccccagttCTGTAGTCTGCTAATTCTGTTGTCTCAGTTAAGTAGCATTATGATTGGTCTACTTCTCAGTCTATTGCTCTTGGAGCTATCTTTCTGCACAGAACTGGTTATCCACAACTTCTTCTGTGATCTTGCTGAAGTCATCAAGCTTGCCTGTTCTGATCCCCTCATCAATTATATCCTGACATATGCTGTAGCTTTCATTTTTGGTGGCACAACTCTTTCTGGAATCATTTACTCTTACATTCAAATTGTCTCCTCAGTGTTTAGAAAACCATCACAGAAAGGAAGGTATAAAGCCTTTTCCACCTGTGGGTCACATTTGTtagttgtttgcttgttttatggCACAGCTTTTGGGGTGTACATTAGCTCAGCAGTTACTGACTCACCCAGAAAGACTGCAGTGGCTTCGCTGATGTATTCTGTGGTCCCTCAAATGATGAATCCTTTTATAtacagcctgaggaacagagATATGAAGGAAGCTTTGAAGAAAGTCATTGGTAGGATATCATCTATTCTGTAA